In a single window of the Dreissena polymorpha isolate Duluth1 chromosome 3, UMN_Dpol_1.0, whole genome shotgun sequence genome:
- the LOC127872495 gene encoding tigger transposable element-derived protein 4-like: MSQPPDRRRRVELTLEDKIKLITESTAQSKPSLKALGERFKIGKSTFRFDNECKFDRLNELTWEWFSRKRAQNFPLYGPVIQEKASSFANELGYHDFKGSSGWFTSWKSRYSVKAFKVSGESDGWTSRHAMGEKLTPLVIGKAANPRCLKNVRRERLGVTYVSNKRAWMTLAVFSDWLRDTLLNIAENKIVKKKCALKQRVISDSFVKS, encoded by the exons ATGTCGCAGCCTCCAGATAGACGCAGACGCGTAGAGCTTACGTTAGAGGATAAGATAAAGCTCATTACGGAATCAACTGCTCAATCAAAACCATCTCTGAAGGCACTCGGCGAGCGCTTCAAGATCGGGAAGTCAACG TTCCGTTTCGACAACGAATGCAAGTTCGACCGACTGAACGAGCTGACGTGGGAGTGGTTTAGCCGGAAGCGGGCCCAGAACTTCCCTTTGTATGGACCTGTGATCCAGGAGAAAGCAAGCAGCTTCGCAAATGAACTGGGGTACCACGACTTCAAGGGGTCCAGCGGCTGGTTCACCTCCTGGAAGTCCCGCTATTCTGTGAAGGCGTTCAAGGTGTCCGGGGAGAGTGATGGGTGGACCAGCAGACA CGCCATGGGAGAGAAGCTGACACCGCTGGTCATTGGCAAGGCAGCAAATCCCCGCTGCTTGAAGAACGTGCGACGAGAGCGTCTTGGTGTTACTTACGTCAGTAATAAGCGTGCGTGGATGACGTTAGCTGTGTTCTCTGATTGGCTCCGGGACACTCTCCTTAACATTGCAGAAAATAAGATAGTAAAGAAGAAATGTGCTTTGAAGCAGAGAGTGATCTCGGACTCtttcgtgaaatcgtaa